Proteins encoded by one window of Aphis gossypii isolate Hap1 chromosome X, ASM2018417v2, whole genome shotgun sequence:
- the LOC114121930 gene encoding ionotropic receptor 40a isoform X3, translating to MSGGEQRETAHAHFTFGGDMTTARRWRCSLVLTVAVLDAAADFLSNTIKSLHGRGVTTTHHALLTEDHVQSLLIDIRRAVTDGHHTSYIVLSTSSLMENLLSAIRRSNLMSRNVVYVFLWLRSPVSRTFKTDILEAMRVCVITSPRPGFYQIYYSQASARPGYGSTLKMVNWWSAMDGLVRFPLLPPPKRVYKNFEGRYFNVPVLHKPPWTFVEYLNDSFRVEGGRDDKLINLLADKLHFQFKYIDPPDRTQGSGLDQGSSMQGVLGLIWQREADWFVGDLSITYERNLVVDFSFLTLVDNEAFLTHAPGRLNEAFSLIRPFHWSVWPLLLITVIFSGPILYILVDTTDGHPQGKSMLYWKCVWWSVTVFLQQAAIIPSENNKIRFVAGLLMLSVTYVIGDMYSASLTSILARPPKEPPINTLNELSEAMRDSGLQLLVEVQSASQAMLENGTGVYEELSQLVTRQREYLIGSTEKGMQLVRDNKNYAVIGGRETFYYDIKRFGAQHFHLSEKLNTRYSAIAFQRACPYRDNFDDVLMRLFEGGILTKITEEEYQKLNDKLMGSEKFDATSVVIEPVLEGSEPRQEDDDKQLTIAMSMKTLQGAFYVLAIGSILAGFLLLIEMRSHDKLKNAKRIKRVKTPFIYKQKAPIKFQNRLYDLKE from the exons ATGAGCGGCGGCGAACAGAGAGAAACCGCACACGCACACTTCACTTTTGGTGGAGACATGACCACGGCACGACGGTGGAGGTGCTCGCTCGTTTTAACGGTAGCCGTGCTGG atGCTGCTGCCGATTTCCTGAGTAATACAATTAAGTCCCTACACGGAAGGGGTGTAACGACGACTCACCATGCTTTATTGACCGAGGATCACGTACAATcg cTGTTGATCGATATCCGCCGTGCAGTGACCGACGGACATCACACGTCTTACATAGTACTATCGACGTCTTCGCTCATGGAAAACTTGCTGTCGGCA ATCCGGAGAAGTAACTTGATGTCCCGGAACGTCGTGTACGTGTTCTTATGGTTACGGTCGCCCGTCAGCCGAACGTTCAAGACCGATATATTGGAAGCGATGCGCGTGTGCGTCATCACCAGCCCCAGACCGGGATT CTACCAGATTTATTACAGTCAGGCCAGCGCCAGACCCGGATACGGATCGACACTGAAAATGGTAAATTGGTGGTCAGCAATGGATGGGTTGGTGAGGTTTCCGCTGTTACCGCCACCCAAACGAGTGTACAAGAACTTCGAAGGCAGATATTTTAACGTTCCAGTTTTACAT AAGCCACCGTGGACTTTCGTCGAATATCTGAACGACAGTTTCCGAGTAGAGGGTGGACGAGACGATAAACTCATAAATCTATTGGCTGACAAGCTACATTTTCA ATTCAAATATATCGATCCTCCCGATCGTACACAAGGTTCAGGACTCGATCAAGGGTCATCCATGCAAGGAGTATTAGGTTTAATATGGCAAAGg GAAGCAGATTGGTTCGTCGGAGATTTATCTATAACATACGAGCGCAACTTGGTTGTAGATTTTTCATTCCTTACATTAGTCGACAATGAAGCTTTCTTGACACACGCTCCTGGGCGTTTAAACGAAGCATTTTCACTCATAAGACCATTTCATTGGTCG GTCTGGCCATTGTTATTGATCACAGTAATTTTTTCCGGTCCAATACTTTACATATTGGTCGACACGACTGATGGCCATCCCCAAGGAAAATCTATGTTATATTGGAAATGCGTGTGGTGGTCTGTTACGGTGTTTTTACAACAGG CTGCAATTATTCCAtcggaaaataataaaatccgaTTTGTGGCtggtttattaatgttatcggTTACATACGTGATTGGTGACATGTATTCAGCTAGTCTAACGTCAATATTAGCAAGACCACCAAAAG AACCGCCTATCAATACATTAAACGAGCTGTCGGAAGCTATGCGTGACTCCGGCCTTCAACTGTTGGTCGAAGTCCAAAGCGCTTCGCAAGCGATGTTGGAA AACGGCACTGGAGTATACGAAGAGTTGTCACAGCTCGTGACGCGTCAACGAGAATATCTAATAGGGTCTACCGAGAAAGGAATGCAATTAGTCAGGGACAACAAGAATTACGCCGTTATAGGAGGTCGAGAGACGTTCTACTACGATATCAAACGATTTG GTGCCCAACATTTTCATCTGAGCGAAAAGCTAAACACGAGATATTCAGCTATTGCCTTTCAACGAGCGTGCCCTTACAGAGATAATTTTGACgacgt gttGATGCGATTATTTGAGGGtggtattttaacaaaaattaccgAGGAAGAATATCAGAAACTCAACGACAAACTGATGGGATCGGAAAAATTCGATGCGACGTCCGTGGTCATAGAGCCCGTGCTGGAAGGATCAGAACCTCGACAAGAAGACGACGATAAACAGTTGACAATAGCAATGTCCATGAAAACTTTACAAGGAGCGTTTTACGTACTAGCGATCGGTTCGATTTTGGCAG GGTTTTTGCTATTGATCGAGATGAGGTCGCATGACAAGTTGAAAAACGCCAAACGAATAAAACGTGTCAAAACTCCATTCATCTACAAACAAAAAGCGCCCATCAAATTCCAAAACAGATTATACGATTTAAAAGAATGA
- the LOC114121930 gene encoding ionotropic receptor 40a isoform X1, whose translation MSGGEQRETAHAHFTFGGDMTTARRWRCSLVLTVAVLATMATPERHDHSNIWRRQRRRTVVGDVVGGGGGWRDLDYGNLTNAIRDIVEAMTVDCTLAVHSGVENAAADFLSNTIKSLHGRGVTTTHHALLTEDHVQSLLIDIRRAVTDGHHTSYIVLSTSSLMENLLSAIRRSNLMSRNVVYVFLWLRSPVSRTFKTDILEAMRVCVITSPRPGFYQIYYSQASARPGYGSTLKMVNWWSAMDGLVRFPLLPPPKRVYKNFEGRYFNVPVLHKPPWTFVEYLNDSFRVEGGRDDKLINLLADKLHFQFKYIDPPDRTQGSGLDQGSSMQGVLGLIWQREADWFVGDLSITYERNLVVDFSFLTLVDNEAFLTHAPGRLNEAFSLIRPFHWSVWPLLLITVIFSGPILYILVDTTDGHPQGKSMLYWKCVWWSVTVFLQQAAIIPSENNKIRFVAGLLMLSVTYVIGDMYSASLTSILARPPKEPPINTLNELSEAMRDSGLQLLVEVQSASQAMLENGTGVYEELSQLVTRQREYLIGSTEKGMQLVRDNKNYAVIGGRETFYYDIKRFGAQHFHLSEKLNTRYSAIAFQRACPYRDNFDDVLMRLFEGGILTKITEEEYQKLNDKLMGSEKFDATSVVIEPVLEGSEPRQEDDDKQLTIAMSMKTLQGAFYVLAIGSILAGFLLLIEMRSHDKLKNAKRIKRVKTPFIYKQKAPIKFQNRLYDLKE comes from the exons ATGAGCGGCGGCGAACAGAGAGAAACCGCACACGCACACTTCACTTTTGGTGGAGACATGACCACGGCACGACGGTGGAGGTGCTCGCTCGTTTTAACGGTAGCCGTGCTGG CGACGATGGCGACTCCGGAACGACACGACCACTCGAACATTTGGCGTCGTCAAAGGCGGCGAACGGTCGTCGGCGAcgtcgtcggcggcggcggcgggtgGCGCGACCTCGATTACGGGAACTTGACGAACGCGATCCGCGACATCGTCGAGGCCATGACGGTCGACTGCACTTTGGCCGTTCATTCGGGCGTCGAGA atGCTGCTGCCGATTTCCTGAGTAATACAATTAAGTCCCTACACGGAAGGGGTGTAACGACGACTCACCATGCTTTATTGACCGAGGATCACGTACAATcg cTGTTGATCGATATCCGCCGTGCAGTGACCGACGGACATCACACGTCTTACATAGTACTATCGACGTCTTCGCTCATGGAAAACTTGCTGTCGGCA ATCCGGAGAAGTAACTTGATGTCCCGGAACGTCGTGTACGTGTTCTTATGGTTACGGTCGCCCGTCAGCCGAACGTTCAAGACCGATATATTGGAAGCGATGCGCGTGTGCGTCATCACCAGCCCCAGACCGGGATT CTACCAGATTTATTACAGTCAGGCCAGCGCCAGACCCGGATACGGATCGACACTGAAAATGGTAAATTGGTGGTCAGCAATGGATGGGTTGGTGAGGTTTCCGCTGTTACCGCCACCCAAACGAGTGTACAAGAACTTCGAAGGCAGATATTTTAACGTTCCAGTTTTACAT AAGCCACCGTGGACTTTCGTCGAATATCTGAACGACAGTTTCCGAGTAGAGGGTGGACGAGACGATAAACTCATAAATCTATTGGCTGACAAGCTACATTTTCA ATTCAAATATATCGATCCTCCCGATCGTACACAAGGTTCAGGACTCGATCAAGGGTCATCCATGCAAGGAGTATTAGGTTTAATATGGCAAAGg GAAGCAGATTGGTTCGTCGGAGATTTATCTATAACATACGAGCGCAACTTGGTTGTAGATTTTTCATTCCTTACATTAGTCGACAATGAAGCTTTCTTGACACACGCTCCTGGGCGTTTAAACGAAGCATTTTCACTCATAAGACCATTTCATTGGTCG GTCTGGCCATTGTTATTGATCACAGTAATTTTTTCCGGTCCAATACTTTACATATTGGTCGACACGACTGATGGCCATCCCCAAGGAAAATCTATGTTATATTGGAAATGCGTGTGGTGGTCTGTTACGGTGTTTTTACAACAGG CTGCAATTATTCCAtcggaaaataataaaatccgaTTTGTGGCtggtttattaatgttatcggTTACATACGTGATTGGTGACATGTATTCAGCTAGTCTAACGTCAATATTAGCAAGACCACCAAAAG AACCGCCTATCAATACATTAAACGAGCTGTCGGAAGCTATGCGTGACTCCGGCCTTCAACTGTTGGTCGAAGTCCAAAGCGCTTCGCAAGCGATGTTGGAA AACGGCACTGGAGTATACGAAGAGTTGTCACAGCTCGTGACGCGTCAACGAGAATATCTAATAGGGTCTACCGAGAAAGGAATGCAATTAGTCAGGGACAACAAGAATTACGCCGTTATAGGAGGTCGAGAGACGTTCTACTACGATATCAAACGATTTG GTGCCCAACATTTTCATCTGAGCGAAAAGCTAAACACGAGATATTCAGCTATTGCCTTTCAACGAGCGTGCCCTTACAGAGATAATTTTGACgacgt gttGATGCGATTATTTGAGGGtggtattttaacaaaaattaccgAGGAAGAATATCAGAAACTCAACGACAAACTGATGGGATCGGAAAAATTCGATGCGACGTCCGTGGTCATAGAGCCCGTGCTGGAAGGATCAGAACCTCGACAAGAAGACGACGATAAACAGTTGACAATAGCAATGTCCATGAAAACTTTACAAGGAGCGTTTTACGTACTAGCGATCGGTTCGATTTTGGCAG GGTTTTTGCTATTGATCGAGATGAGGTCGCATGACAAGTTGAAAAACGCCAAACGAATAAAACGTGTCAAAACTCCATTCATCTACAAACAAAAAGCGCCCATCAAATTCCAAAACAGATTATACGATTTAAAAGAATGA
- the LOC114121930 gene encoding ionotropic receptor 40a isoform X2 — translation MSGGEQRETAHAHFTFGGDMTTARRWRCSLVLTVAVLATMATPERHDHSNIWRRQRRRTVVGDVVGGGGGWRDLDYGNLTNAIRDIVEAMTVDCTLAVHSGVENAAADFLSNTIKSLHGRGVTTTHHALLTEDHVQSLLIDIRRAVTDGHHTSYIVLSTSSLMENLLSAIRRSNLMSRNVVYVFLWLRSPVSRTFKTDILEAMRVCVITSPRPGFYQIYYSQASARPGYGSTLKMVNWWSAMDGLVRFPLLPPPKRVYKNFEGRYFNVPVLHKPPWTFVEYLNDSFRVEGGRDDKLINLLADKLHFQFKYIDPPDRTQGSGLDQGSSMQGVLGLIWQREADWFVGDLSITYERNLVVDFSFLTLVDNEAFLTHAPGRLNEAFSLIRPFHWSVWPLLLITVIFSGPILYILVDTTDGHPQGKSMLYWKCVWWSVTVFLQQEPPINTLNELSEAMRDSGLQLLVEVQSASQAMLENGTGVYEELSQLVTRQREYLIGSTEKGMQLVRDNKNYAVIGGRETFYYDIKRFGAQHFHLSEKLNTRYSAIAFQRACPYRDNFDDVLMRLFEGGILTKITEEEYQKLNDKLMGSEKFDATSVVIEPVLEGSEPRQEDDDKQLTIAMSMKTLQGAFYVLAIGSILAGFLLLIEMRSHDKLKNAKRIKRVKTPFIYKQKAPIKFQNRLYDLKE, via the exons ATGAGCGGCGGCGAACAGAGAGAAACCGCACACGCACACTTCACTTTTGGTGGAGACATGACCACGGCACGACGGTGGAGGTGCTCGCTCGTTTTAACGGTAGCCGTGCTGG CGACGATGGCGACTCCGGAACGACACGACCACTCGAACATTTGGCGTCGTCAAAGGCGGCGAACGGTCGTCGGCGAcgtcgtcggcggcggcggcgggtgGCGCGACCTCGATTACGGGAACTTGACGAACGCGATCCGCGACATCGTCGAGGCCATGACGGTCGACTGCACTTTGGCCGTTCATTCGGGCGTCGAGA atGCTGCTGCCGATTTCCTGAGTAATACAATTAAGTCCCTACACGGAAGGGGTGTAACGACGACTCACCATGCTTTATTGACCGAGGATCACGTACAATcg cTGTTGATCGATATCCGCCGTGCAGTGACCGACGGACATCACACGTCTTACATAGTACTATCGACGTCTTCGCTCATGGAAAACTTGCTGTCGGCA ATCCGGAGAAGTAACTTGATGTCCCGGAACGTCGTGTACGTGTTCTTATGGTTACGGTCGCCCGTCAGCCGAACGTTCAAGACCGATATATTGGAAGCGATGCGCGTGTGCGTCATCACCAGCCCCAGACCGGGATT CTACCAGATTTATTACAGTCAGGCCAGCGCCAGACCCGGATACGGATCGACACTGAAAATGGTAAATTGGTGGTCAGCAATGGATGGGTTGGTGAGGTTTCCGCTGTTACCGCCACCCAAACGAGTGTACAAGAACTTCGAAGGCAGATATTTTAACGTTCCAGTTTTACAT AAGCCACCGTGGACTTTCGTCGAATATCTGAACGACAGTTTCCGAGTAGAGGGTGGACGAGACGATAAACTCATAAATCTATTGGCTGACAAGCTACATTTTCA ATTCAAATATATCGATCCTCCCGATCGTACACAAGGTTCAGGACTCGATCAAGGGTCATCCATGCAAGGAGTATTAGGTTTAATATGGCAAAGg GAAGCAGATTGGTTCGTCGGAGATTTATCTATAACATACGAGCGCAACTTGGTTGTAGATTTTTCATTCCTTACATTAGTCGACAATGAAGCTTTCTTGACACACGCTCCTGGGCGTTTAAACGAAGCATTTTCACTCATAAGACCATTTCATTGGTCG GTCTGGCCATTGTTATTGATCACAGTAATTTTTTCCGGTCCAATACTTTACATATTGGTCGACACGACTGATGGCCATCCCCAAGGAAAATCTATGTTATATTGGAAATGCGTGTGGTGGTCTGTTACGGTGTTTTTACAACAGG AACCGCCTATCAATACATTAAACGAGCTGTCGGAAGCTATGCGTGACTCCGGCCTTCAACTGTTGGTCGAAGTCCAAAGCGCTTCGCAAGCGATGTTGGAA AACGGCACTGGAGTATACGAAGAGTTGTCACAGCTCGTGACGCGTCAACGAGAATATCTAATAGGGTCTACCGAGAAAGGAATGCAATTAGTCAGGGACAACAAGAATTACGCCGTTATAGGAGGTCGAGAGACGTTCTACTACGATATCAAACGATTTG GTGCCCAACATTTTCATCTGAGCGAAAAGCTAAACACGAGATATTCAGCTATTGCCTTTCAACGAGCGTGCCCTTACAGAGATAATTTTGACgacgt gttGATGCGATTATTTGAGGGtggtattttaacaaaaattaccgAGGAAGAATATCAGAAACTCAACGACAAACTGATGGGATCGGAAAAATTCGATGCGACGTCCGTGGTCATAGAGCCCGTGCTGGAAGGATCAGAACCTCGACAAGAAGACGACGATAAACAGTTGACAATAGCAATGTCCATGAAAACTTTACAAGGAGCGTTTTACGTACTAGCGATCGGTTCGATTTTGGCAG GGTTTTTGCTATTGATCGAGATGAGGTCGCATGACAAGTTGAAAAACGCCAAACGAATAAAACGTGTCAAAACTCCATTCATCTACAAACAAAAAGCGCCCATCAAATTCCAAAACAGATTATACGATTTAAAAGAATGA
- the LOC114121930 gene encoding ionotropic receptor 40a isoform X4, which produces MSGGEQRETAHAHFTFGGDMTTARRWRCSLVLTVAVLATMATPERHDHSNIWRRQRRRTVVGDVVGGGGGWRDLDYGNLTNAIRDIVEAMTVDCTLAVHSGVENAAADFLSNTIKSLHGRGVTTTHHALLTEDHVQSLLIDIRRAVTDGHHTSYIVLSTSSLMENLLSAIRRSNLMSRNVVYVFLWLRSPVSRTFKTDILEAMRVCVITSPRPGFYQIYYSQASARPGYGSTLKMVNWWSAMDGLVRFPLLPPPKRVYKNFEGRYFNVPVLHKPPWTFVEYLNDSFRVEGGRDDKLINLLADKLHFQFKYIDPPDRTQGSGLDQGSSMQGVLGLIWQREADWFVGDLSITYERNLVVDFSFLTLVDNEAFLTHAPGRLNEAFSLIRPFHWSVWPLLLITVIFSGPILYILVDTTDGHPQGKSMLYWKCVWWSVTVFLQQGAQHFHLSEKLNTRYSAIAFQRACPYRDNFDDVLMRLFEGGILTKITEEEYQKLNDKLMGSEKFDATSVVIEPVLEGSEPRQEDDDKQLTIAMSMKTLQGAFYVLAIGSILAGFLLLIEMRSHDKLKNAKRIKRVKTPFIYKQKAPIKFQNRLYDLKE; this is translated from the exons ATGAGCGGCGGCGAACAGAGAGAAACCGCACACGCACACTTCACTTTTGGTGGAGACATGACCACGGCACGACGGTGGAGGTGCTCGCTCGTTTTAACGGTAGCCGTGCTGG CGACGATGGCGACTCCGGAACGACACGACCACTCGAACATTTGGCGTCGTCAAAGGCGGCGAACGGTCGTCGGCGAcgtcgtcggcggcggcggcgggtgGCGCGACCTCGATTACGGGAACTTGACGAACGCGATCCGCGACATCGTCGAGGCCATGACGGTCGACTGCACTTTGGCCGTTCATTCGGGCGTCGAGA atGCTGCTGCCGATTTCCTGAGTAATACAATTAAGTCCCTACACGGAAGGGGTGTAACGACGACTCACCATGCTTTATTGACCGAGGATCACGTACAATcg cTGTTGATCGATATCCGCCGTGCAGTGACCGACGGACATCACACGTCTTACATAGTACTATCGACGTCTTCGCTCATGGAAAACTTGCTGTCGGCA ATCCGGAGAAGTAACTTGATGTCCCGGAACGTCGTGTACGTGTTCTTATGGTTACGGTCGCCCGTCAGCCGAACGTTCAAGACCGATATATTGGAAGCGATGCGCGTGTGCGTCATCACCAGCCCCAGACCGGGATT CTACCAGATTTATTACAGTCAGGCCAGCGCCAGACCCGGATACGGATCGACACTGAAAATGGTAAATTGGTGGTCAGCAATGGATGGGTTGGTGAGGTTTCCGCTGTTACCGCCACCCAAACGAGTGTACAAGAACTTCGAAGGCAGATATTTTAACGTTCCAGTTTTACAT AAGCCACCGTGGACTTTCGTCGAATATCTGAACGACAGTTTCCGAGTAGAGGGTGGACGAGACGATAAACTCATAAATCTATTGGCTGACAAGCTACATTTTCA ATTCAAATATATCGATCCTCCCGATCGTACACAAGGTTCAGGACTCGATCAAGGGTCATCCATGCAAGGAGTATTAGGTTTAATATGGCAAAGg GAAGCAGATTGGTTCGTCGGAGATTTATCTATAACATACGAGCGCAACTTGGTTGTAGATTTTTCATTCCTTACATTAGTCGACAATGAAGCTTTCTTGACACACGCTCCTGGGCGTTTAAACGAAGCATTTTCACTCATAAGACCATTTCATTGGTCG GTCTGGCCATTGTTATTGATCACAGTAATTTTTTCCGGTCCAATACTTTACATATTGGTCGACACGACTGATGGCCATCCCCAAGGAAAATCTATGTTATATTGGAAATGCGTGTGGTGGTCTGTTACGGTGTTTTTACAACAGG GTGCCCAACATTTTCATCTGAGCGAAAAGCTAAACACGAGATATTCAGCTATTGCCTTTCAACGAGCGTGCCCTTACAGAGATAATTTTGACgacgt gttGATGCGATTATTTGAGGGtggtattttaacaaaaattaccgAGGAAGAATATCAGAAACTCAACGACAAACTGATGGGATCGGAAAAATTCGATGCGACGTCCGTGGTCATAGAGCCCGTGCTGGAAGGATCAGAACCTCGACAAGAAGACGACGATAAACAGTTGACAATAGCAATGTCCATGAAAACTTTACAAGGAGCGTTTTACGTACTAGCGATCGGTTCGATTTTGGCAG GGTTTTTGCTATTGATCGAGATGAGGTCGCATGACAAGTTGAAAAACGCCAAACGAATAAAACGTGTCAAAACTCCATTCATCTACAAACAAAAAGCGCCCATCAAATTCCAAAACAGATTATACGATTTAAAAGAATGA